The following coding sequences lie in one Zingiber officinale cultivar Zhangliang chromosome 2B, Zo_v1.1, whole genome shotgun sequence genomic window:
- the LOC122048950 gene encoding EPIDERMAL PATTERNING FACTOR-like protein 2 → MGLLHWISFLLSFILLSTAFNNSVEGRSLFRFLEIPSERGEQTKVRTLIGSRPPMCERSCRACGHCEAVQVPVIPQALNKDRSKKLQASASDSRGDMSSNYKPLSWKCKCGNLIFNP, encoded by the exons ATGGGCCTTCTCCACTGGATCAGCTTCCTTCTCTCATTCATTCTTCTTTCCACTGCCTTCAACAATTCAGTCGAAG GGAGATCATTATTCAGGTTTCTGGAAATCCCAAGT GAAAGAGGAGAACAGACAAAGGTGAGAACTTTGATCGGATCAAGGCCACCAATGTGTGAGAGAAGCTGCAGAGCATGCGGCCACTGTGAGGCAGTGCAAGTGCCAGTGATCCCACAAGCATTGAACAAGGATCGAAGCAAGAAACTCCAGGCCTCGGCCTCTGATTCGAGGGGTGACATGAGCTCCAATTACAAGCCCCTCAGTTGGAAATGCAAGTGCGGGAACTTGATATTCAATCCTTAA